The Myxococcales bacterium genome includes a region encoding these proteins:
- a CDS encoding crotonase/enoyl-CoA hydratase family protein, with product MADEVLVERRDRVLLITLNRPEARNAVNSALAGALVAAIEELDSDNGLSAGVLTGAGNGFSSGMDLKAFASEGPPKGFDQFLRNGAQKPLIAAIEGFALAGGLEIALSCDLLVAANNVRFGIPEVGVGLFAAGGALMRLPRVVPYGVAMEMALTGDPISAAKAHEYGLVARLAEPGQAAAEAIKLATRIAQNAPLGVAASKRLIVDSFGRTEEEFWKHQKQPLREVFASNDAKEGPRAFVEKREPAWTGN from the coding sequence ATGGCAGATGAAGTCCTCGTAGAACGGCGCGATCGCGTGTTGCTGATCACGCTCAATCGCCCTGAAGCACGCAACGCCGTGAACTCGGCGCTGGCCGGCGCATTGGTCGCGGCGATCGAAGAACTCGATTCGGACAACGGGCTCAGCGCGGGAGTATTGACCGGGGCCGGCAACGGGTTCTCGTCGGGGATGGATCTCAAGGCCTTTGCCAGCGAAGGTCCGCCCAAGGGGTTCGACCAATTCTTGCGCAACGGCGCACAGAAGCCGTTGATCGCCGCGATCGAGGGCTTTGCCCTGGCGGGTGGACTCGAGATCGCATTGAGTTGCGATCTGCTCGTCGCGGCCAACAACGTTCGGTTCGGTATTCCCGAAGTGGGCGTGGGACTCTTTGCCGCGGGTGGTGCATTGATGCGCTTGCCCCGGGTTGTCCCTTATGGCGTCGCGATGGAGATGGCGTTGACGGGAGATCCGATCAGCGCTGCGAAGGCCCACGAATACGGTCTCGTCGCTCGGCTTGCGGAACCCGGCCAGGCGGCAGCCGAGGCGATCAAGTTGGCGACCCGCATTGCGCAGAACGCTCCGCTCGGGGTCGCGGCTTCGAAGCGGCTCATCGTCGATTCATTTGGGCGCACGGAAGAGGAGTTCTGGAAACATCAGAAGCAGCCGTTGCGCGAGGTGTTCGCATCCAACGATGCAAAGGAAGGACCGCGCGCGTTCGTCGAAAAACGCGAACCCGCGTGGACAGGAAACTGA